One Azoarcus sp. DN11 DNA segment encodes these proteins:
- a CDS encoding molecular chaperone TorD family protein: MWAVFAEAVKFPDAQRCDDICSGRFVEDLRSALGQWDPFVLTAVDWDALAKAGRADALPVDYTSLFDGGAGGRCPLNGGPLHRVPMAAMEEVVRFYAHFGMTLAEDAPETPDHLSVELEFVACLAYGEADLEARGESGMHYARARRDFIARHPLRTVSHACRQLADVSAAPFYGALLTLLDRCLRTDLDRLEAVHGTATIG, from the coding sequence ATGTGGGCCGTGTTCGCGGAGGCCGTTAAGTTTCCCGATGCGCAGCGGTGCGACGACATCTGCAGCGGTCGGTTCGTCGAAGACTTGCGTTCTGCCTTAGGGCAATGGGATCCGTTCGTCCTGACCGCGGTCGATTGGGACGCGCTCGCGAAAGCCGGACGCGCAGACGCCCTGCCGGTCGACTACACGAGTCTTTTCGACGGCGGCGCCGGGGGGCGCTGCCCGCTGAACGGCGGGCCACTGCACCGCGTGCCGATGGCGGCCATGGAGGAAGTGGTCCGCTTCTACGCCCATTTCGGGATGACGTTGGCCGAAGATGCGCCGGAGACGCCCGACCACCTCAGCGTGGAGCTGGAGTTCGTCGCGTGCCTGGCCTACGGAGAGGCTGATCTCGAAGCCCGTGGCGAAAGCGGCATGCACTACGCCCGCGCGCGCCGGGATTTCATCGCCCGCCATCCACTGCGCACGGTGTCGCATGCGTGTCGGCAGCTTGCCGATGTTTCTGCGGCGCCGTTTTACGGGGCCTTGCTGACCTTGCTCGACCGCTGCCTGAGGACGGACCTGGACCGTCTCGAGGCCGTTCACGGGACCGCCACCATAGGCTGA
- a CDS encoding lipid-transfer protein, protein MAFPRNKAAIVGLGVTEFSKNSGRSEMQLAVEAVAAALSDAGIEPGEVGGLCTFTMDNNSENEVFRNIGGKDLTFFSRINYGGGGACAPLLQAAMAVSSGVADVVVCYRAMNERSGQRFGSPTKSLPLPESELHLSAFTSLHGLQTGAAKLAIAMRRYMHETGATSENFADYAVAIRRHAATNPNAFFYGKPITRDDYLNSRMIADPFRLLDCCQESDGAVAVVVTSAERAASLRQKPVFIRAAAQGAPFGVMGLASYYKSDIVPRQECELVARQLYKMADLKPQDIQVAILYDHFGPAVLPALEGYGFCAKGEAKDFIKNGNIEIDGGLPVNTHGGQLGEAYIHGMNGIAEGVRQIRGVAVNQVECVENVLVTAGTGLPTSGLILGA, encoded by the coding sequence ATGGCTTTCCCGCGAAACAAGGCGGCAATCGTCGGTTTGGGGGTGACGGAGTTTTCGAAGAACTCTGGTCGTAGCGAGATGCAACTCGCGGTCGAGGCAGTCGCGGCGGCGCTATCCGATGCCGGGATCGAGCCCGGCGAGGTGGGCGGGCTGTGCACGTTTACGATGGACAACAATTCGGAGAACGAGGTCTTCCGCAACATCGGCGGCAAAGATCTGACGTTCTTCAGCCGCATCAACTACGGCGGAGGCGGCGCCTGCGCACCGCTGTTGCAGGCCGCGATGGCGGTGTCGTCGGGTGTGGCCGACGTGGTCGTCTGTTACCGCGCGATGAACGAGCGTTCGGGGCAGCGTTTTGGCAGTCCGACGAAATCGCTGCCGCTGCCGGAGTCGGAGTTGCATCTGAGCGCCTTCACGTCGCTGCATGGCCTGCAGACCGGTGCGGCGAAACTGGCCATCGCGATGCGGCGCTACATGCACGAGACGGGCGCGACGAGCGAGAACTTCGCGGACTACGCGGTCGCGATCCGCCGCCACGCCGCAACGAACCCGAATGCGTTCTTCTACGGAAAGCCGATCACCCGTGACGATTACCTGAACTCCCGCATGATCGCAGACCCGTTCCGGCTGCTCGACTGCTGCCAGGAGAGCGACGGGGCGGTTGCGGTCGTAGTGACGAGCGCCGAGCGTGCGGCCTCGCTGAGGCAGAAGCCCGTCTTCATCCGCGCCGCCGCGCAAGGCGCGCCCTTCGGCGTCATGGGGCTGGCGTCGTACTACAAGTCGGACATCGTGCCGCGGCAGGAATGCGAGCTGGTGGCAAGGCAGCTCTACAAGATGGCCGATCTGAAGCCGCAGGACATCCAGGTCGCGATCCTTTACGACCACTTCGGCCCTGCCGTTCTTCCGGCCCTGGAAGGCTACGGCTTCTGCGCGAAGGGCGAAGCCAAGGATTTCATCAAGAACGGCAACATCGAGATCGACGGGGGACTACCGGTCAATACGCACGGGGGGCAACTCGGCGAGGCCTACATTCACGGCATGAACGGCATCGCCGAGGGGGTGCGGCAGATCCGGGGCGTCGCCGTCAACCAGGTCGAATGCGTCGAGAACGTGCTCGTGACAGCCGGTACGGGCCTTCCGACGAGCGGACTCATCCTCGGGGCGTGA
- a CDS encoding acyl-CoA dehydrogenase family protein, whose protein sequence is MNEAMHAVREICSTIIKKVDRPYVLESAKKRERPEKLWRLWADTGLLAIGLPEEYGGVGGKMSEVVLAHDLLHSAGLFLPLTIPNYMVRFPLLKHGTEEQKRRYLPPTATGEEFFAFAITEPDSGTNTFKIRTNAKRQPSGDYLLNGQKMYITGWDEAGHAMVVARTAPRDPNNRTEGLSLFIVDTKSKGISTTLMDIAVYMPDRNFIVNFDDVVVPAENLLGVEGRGIDALFDCLNPERLLAGGMNVGLAEHVLNRGVEYAKVRAPFDVPIGAYQSVAHPMAIAKTRIDAARLMLYSAAEKYDAGEKIALQANMVKWLTSDALTQAANIAANAHGGMFADLSTDLIPFYLQAKMSEIAPINNSIILSFIAQQGLGLPKSY, encoded by the coding sequence ATGAACGAGGCGATGCACGCGGTCAGGGAAATTTGCTCCACCATCATCAAGAAGGTCGATCGGCCCTACGTGCTCGAGAGCGCCAAAAAGCGCGAGCGGCCGGAGAAGCTGTGGCGCCTGTGGGCCGACACCGGCCTTCTCGCGATCGGCCTGCCCGAGGAATACGGCGGGGTCGGCGGGAAGATGAGCGAAGTGGTGCTGGCGCACGATCTCCTGCATTCGGCCGGCCTGTTCCTGCCGCTGACGATCCCGAACTACATGGTGCGCTTCCCGCTGCTGAAGCACGGCACCGAGGAGCAGAAACGGCGGTACCTGCCGCCCACGGCGACGGGGGAGGAATTCTTCGCCTTCGCGATCACCGAACCGGATTCCGGCACCAACACGTTCAAGATTCGGACAAACGCGAAGCGCCAGCCGAGCGGCGACTACCTCCTGAACGGCCAGAAGATGTACATCACGGGTTGGGATGAGGCCGGTCATGCGATGGTCGTGGCGCGCACCGCGCCGCGCGACCCCAATAACCGCACCGAGGGGCTGTCGCTGTTCATCGTCGATACGAAATCGAAGGGCATCAGCACGACCTTGATGGACATCGCGGTCTATATGCCGGATCGGAACTTCATCGTGAACTTTGACGACGTCGTCGTCCCGGCCGAGAATCTCCTCGGCGTCGAGGGGCGCGGCATCGATGCGCTGTTCGACTGCCTGAACCCCGAGCGTCTGCTCGCCGGTGGCATGAACGTGGGCCTCGCAGAGCACGTGCTGAACCGCGGGGTGGAGTACGCGAAGGTGCGTGCGCCGTTTGACGTGCCGATCGGCGCCTACCAGTCCGTCGCCCATCCGATGGCGATTGCCAAGACGCGCATCGATGCCGCCCGCCTGATGTTGTATTCCGCAGCGGAGAAGTACGACGCCGGCGAGAAGATCGCACTGCAGGCCAACATGGTGAAGTGGCTGACTTCGGATGCCCTCACGCAGGCGGCGAACATCGCGGCGAACGCGCATGGCGGCATGTTCGCGGACCTGTCGACGGACCTCATCCCCTTCTACCTGCAGGCGAAGATGAGCGAGATCGCGCCGATCAACAACAGCATCATCCTCAGCTTCATCGCGCAACAGGGCCTCGGACTGCCCAAGTCCTACTGA
- a CDS encoding MaoC family dehydratase N-terminal domain-containing protein, translating to MEYRSLYWEDVEEGQELPAIGYELSLLRLVAFVRATGLYDYVHFDRDYARLAGARDVFIATPHVLGLFSRLMTDWAGPESAICSITLNMRTQSCSGDLLMITGRVARKYVGDDGEHLVDIVDLNMGHRVAAQAATASATMALPSRTGGPVKVSRLPAPRQTVAADQDLPDFAKTLIGMVKEGPGEPAWPLTADEIHLWCECLEDWNPLYWDKEYAARSPYGGLIAPPAALFHGAGASAQVGVGYLKPGEKVPEAVQRGLTGLPLLQELRKDLISHITPFSVPGCPEIAVSQARSDYFTPLRPGDTTYTRQEVLNCSPMKRTRLGEGHFLTWVRSVFNQREELVRTFTLTGFYYHT from the coding sequence ATGGAATATCGTTCGTTGTACTGGGAAGACGTGGAAGAGGGGCAGGAACTGCCGGCGATTGGTTACGAGCTCAGCCTGCTGCGGCTCGTGGCCTTCGTCCGCGCGACGGGCCTCTACGACTATGTGCATTTCGATCGCGACTACGCGCGCTTGGCCGGCGCGCGCGACGTGTTCATCGCAACGCCCCACGTCCTCGGTCTTTTCAGCCGGCTGATGACGGATTGGGCGGGCCCCGAGTCGGCGATCTGCTCGATCACGCTGAACATGCGTACGCAGAGCTGCAGCGGCGATCTCCTCATGATTACCGGCCGGGTCGCGCGCAAGTATGTTGGCGACGACGGCGAACACCTCGTCGATATCGTCGATCTGAACATGGGCCACCGGGTGGCAGCGCAGGCGGCGACGGCAAGCGCGACGATGGCGTTGCCGTCCCGCACGGGCGGTCCGGTGAAGGTGTCACGTCTTCCTGCGCCGCGGCAGACGGTCGCGGCGGATCAGGATTTGCCCGACTTTGCGAAGACGCTCATCGGCATGGTGAAGGAGGGGCCCGGCGAGCCGGCCTGGCCTCTGACCGCCGACGAGATCCATCTGTGGTGCGAGTGCCTTGAGGACTGGAATCCGTTGTACTGGGACAAGGAGTACGCGGCCCGGAGTCCGTATGGTGGCCTCATTGCGCCGCCGGCCGCGTTGTTCCACGGCGCGGGCGCCTCGGCGCAGGTTGGCGTCGGGTACCTGAAGCCGGGCGAGAAGGTGCCCGAGGCGGTGCAGCGTGGGCTGACCGGCCTGCCGCTGCTGCAGGAACTGCGAAAGGATCTGATCAGCCACATCACGCCGTTTTCGGTCCCGGGTTGCCCGGAGATCGCGGTCAGCCAGGCCCGTTCCGACTACTTCACGCCCCTGAGGCCTGGCGATACGACGTACACGCGACAGGAGGTGCTCAACTGCAGCCCCATGAAGCGGACCCGGTTGGGTGAAGGCCACTTTCTCACGTGGGTCCGGTCGGTATTCAACCAGCGCGAGGAACTGGTGCGGACCTTCACGCTGACGGGCTTCTACTATCACACCTGA
- a CDS encoding OB-fold domain-containing protein — protein MEQTATQDIPPSKRPLPVPHSNRDYDFFYQGLEAGKLLVQKCDGCGTVRNPPGPMCPHCHSLKWTPIECRGTGTVYSYTVHYHPPLPNFDSPHAIVLADMSEGFRLIGGLQGARPEDIRIGMPLVVGFERRGEVSTFHFRLA, from the coding sequence ATGGAACAGACTGCAACCCAGGACATCCCGCCGTCGAAGCGTCCGTTGCCGGTGCCGCATTCGAACCGGGATTACGACTTCTTCTATCAGGGGCTCGAGGCCGGCAAGCTGCTCGTGCAGAAATGCGACGGTTGCGGCACGGTGCGCAACCCGCCGGGGCCGATGTGCCCGCACTGCCACTCCCTGAAGTGGACGCCGATCGAATGTCGCGGCACCGGCACGGTGTATAGCTACACCGTTCACTACCATCCGCCGCTCCCGAATTTCGACTCGCCGCACGCCATTGTGCTCGCCGACATGAGCGAAGGGTTCCGGCTGATCGGCGGCTTGCAGGGGGCCCGCCCAGAGGACATCCGCATCGGCATGCCGCTCGTCGTCGGCTTCGAGCGTCGCGGCGAGGTGTCGACCTTTCATTTCCGGCTCGCATAG